From a region of the Eulemur rufifrons isolate Redbay chromosome 7, OSU_ERuf_1, whole genome shotgun sequence genome:
- the ZBTB38 gene encoding zinc finger and BTB domain-containing protein 38 has product MTVMSLSRDLKDDFHSDTVLSILNEQRIRGILCDVTIIVEDTKFKAHSNVLAASSLYFKNIFWSHTICISSHVLELDDLKAEVFTEILNYIYSSTVVVKRQETVTDLAAAGKKLGISFLEDLTDRNFSNSPGPYVFCITEKGVVKEEKNEKRHEEPAITNGPRITNAFSIIETENSNNMFSPLDLRASFKKVSDSMRTASLCLERTEVCHEAEPVRTLAEHSYAVSSAAEAYKSQPPREHDSSSPGQTEKENCEALAAKPKTCRKPKTSSIPQDSDSTTENTPLPPVTNVEVNQEKSPQPAAILSHSNSPNNEGDVHASKEDENQPSDVPGPPAAEVPPLVYNCSCCSKSFDSSTLLSAHMQLHKPTQEPLVCKYCNKQFTTLNRLDRHEQICMRSSHMPIPGGNQHFLENYPTIGQNGGSFTGPEALLSENRIGEFSSTGSTLPDTDHMVKFVNGQMLYSCVVCKRSYVTLSSLRRHANVHSWRRTYPCHYCNKVFALAEYRTRHEIWHTGERRYQCIFCLETFMTYYILKNHQKSFHAIDHRLSISKKTANGGLKPSVYPYKLYRLLPMKCKRAPYKSYRNSSYENARESSQLNESAPGTYIVQNPHSSEIPALNFQDNVNTLTNSPAVPLETSACRDIPTSANVQNAEGTKWGEETLKIDLDGNFYSTEVSVSSTENAVSSGLQAGDAPVLSLNNGSENPASVISYSGSAPSVIVHSSQFSSVIMHSNAVAAMTSNNHRALPDPAVDQSLKDDSKPEPDKVGRFASRPKSIKEKKKTVPYNRGEIPEESKYVADPGGSLSKATNIVEETSKIETYIAKPALPGTSTNSNVAPLCQITVKIGNEAIVKRHILGSKLFYKRGRRPKYQMQEETLPQKSDPEPNGDSPLDLCQSECVEMSEVFDDASDQDSTDKPWRPYYNYKPKKKSRQLRKMRKVNWRKEHGNRSPSSKCKYPAELDCAVGKAPQDKAFEEEENKEMPKLQCELCDGDKASGAGNQGRPHRHLTSRPYACELCAKQFQSPSTLKMHMRCHTGEKPYQCKTCGRCFSVQGNLQKHERIHLGLKEFICQYCNKAFTLNETLKIHERIHTGEKRYHCQFCFQSFLYLSTKRNHEQRHIREHNGKGYACFQCPKICKTAAALGMHQKKHLFKSPSQQEKIGNTCHENSNPLENQHFIDSEDNDQKDYVQTIVENVL; this is encoded by the coding sequence ATGACAGTCATGTCCCTTTCCAGGGACCTCAAGGACGACTTTCACAGTGACACAGTGCTCTCCATCTTAAATGAGCAGCGTATTCGGGGCATTTTATGTGATGTCACTATCATTGTAGAAGATACCAAATTTAAAGCCCACAGCAATGTCCTGGCAGCTTCGAgcctttatttcaaaaatatcttttggaGCCATACAATCTGTATTTCCAGCCACGTCCTGGAGCTGGACGATCTCAAAGCTGAAGTGTTTACAGAAATACTTAATTATATCTACAGCTCCACAGTCGTCGTCAAGAGACAGGAAACAGTCACTGATCTTGCAGCCGCAGGAAAAAAGCTGGGGATATCATTCTTGGAAGATCTTACCGATCGCAACTTCTCAAATTCCCCAGGTCCTTATGTATTCTGCATTACTGAAAAGGGAGtcgttaaagaagaaaaaaatgaaaaaagacatgAAGAACCAGCCATCACTAATGGGCCAAGGATCACAAATGCATTTTCCATCATTGAAACGGAAAATAGTAATAACATGTTTTCTCCACTGGACTTGAGGGCTAGTTTCAAAAAGGTCTCTGACTCCATGAGAACAGCTAGCCTTTGCCTAGAGAGGACAGAGGTCTGCCACGAGGCCGAGCCTGTCCGCACACTTGCTGAGCACTCGTATGCCGTTTCTTCCGCAGCCGAGGCTTACAAAAGTCAACCTCCACGTGAACATGATAGCAGTTCACCTGgtcagacagagaaagaaaattgtgAAGCTCTTGCAGCAAAACCGAAAACATGCCGAAAGCCAAAGACATCCTCCATCCCCCAGGATTCTGATTCAACTACAGAAAACACACCACTCCCTCCAGTAACCAATGTAGAGGTTAATCAAGAAAAAAGTCCACAGCCAGCTGCGATTCTTTCTCATTCAAACTCTCCCAACAATGAAGGAGATGTCCACGCTTCCAAGGAAGATGAAAATCAACCTTCTGACGTTCCCGGGCCGCCAGCAGCAGAGGTTCCACCTCTCGTTTACAATTGCAGCTGTTGTTCCAAATCCTTTGACAGTAGCACTCTGCTCAGTGCCCACATGCAACTTCACAAGCCGACCCAGGAGCCTTTAGTGTGCAAGTACTGCAACAAACAGTTCACCACCCTGAACCGTTTGGATCGGCATGAACAGATCTGTATGAGGTCAAGCCACATGCCCATTCCTGGAGGAAACCAACACTTTTTAGAAAACTATCCTACCATTGGACAAAATGGTGGTTCATTCACAGGTCCAGAAGCTTTATTATCTGAAAATAGGATTGGTGAATTTTCCAGTACTGGAAGTACCTTGCCAGACACAGACCACATGGTTAAATTTGTTAATGGGCAAATGCTCTACAGTTGTGTTGTGTGCAAACGTAGTTATGTGACTTTATCCAGCCTCCGAAGACATGCAAATGTTCACTCATGGAGAAGAACATATCCTTGCCATTACTGCAACAAAGTATTTGCATTGGCTGAGTACAGGACAAGACATGAAATTTGGCATACGGGAGAAAGGAGATACCAGTGCATTTTCTGTCTTGAAACTTTCATGACCTACTATATACTCAAAAACCATCAAAAGTCTTTCCATGCCATAGATCATAGACTTTCCATCAGTAAAAAAACAGCAAATGGAGGCTTGAAGCCTAGTGTCTATCCATATAAACTTTATAGGCTACTGCCTATGAAATGCAAGAGAGCTCCTTATAAGAGCTACCGAAATTCTTCCTATGAAAATGCTCGAGAAAGCAGTCAATTGAATGAGTCTGCACCTGGTACCTATATTGTTCAGAATCCACACAGCTCTGAAATACCTGCACTGAATTTCCAAGATAATGTAAACACCTTAACCAACAGTCCAGCCGTCCCATTGGAAACATCTGCTTGTCGGGACATACCCACTTCTGCCAATGTACAAAATGCAGAGGGCACCAAATGGGGAGAGGAGACATTGAAAATTGATCTTGATGGTAACTTTTATTCTACTGAGGTATCAGTTTCTTCCACTGAAAATGCTGTCAGTTCTGGCCTGCAGGCAGGGGATGCACCTGTTTTGTCCTTGAATAATGGCAGTGAGAACCCAGCCTCTGTGATCAGCTACAGCGGCTCAGCACCCTCGGTCATTGTGCACAGCAGCCAGTTCTCATCGGTGATAATGCACAGCAATGCCGTTGCTGCCATGACCAGCAACAACCACAGAGCCCTTCCAGACCCAGCTGTCGATCAGTCCCTGAAAGACGACAGTAAACCCGAGCCAGATAAAGTGGGTAGATTTGCAAGCAGACCCAAAAGcattaaggagaaaaagaaaactgtaccCTATAACAGGGGAGAAATACCAGAGGAGTCAAAATATGTTGCTGATCCTGGAGGGTCATTGAGCAAAGCCACAAATATCGTTGAAGAAACCAGTAAAATTGAAACCTACATTGCGAAACCTGCTCTGCCTGGAACCTCCACAAATAGCAACGTTGCCCCCCTTTGCCAAATAACAGTGAAAATTGGGAATGAAGCCATTGTGAAAAGGCATATTCTAGGAtctaaattgttttataaaagagGGAGAAGACCCAAGTATCAAATGCAGGAGGAGACGTTGCCACAGAAGAGCGACCCGGAGCCCAACGGAGACAGCCCGCTCGACCTTTGCCAGTCCGAGTGCGTGGAGATGAGTGAAGTGTTTGATGACGCAAGCGACCAGGACTCCACTGATAAACCGTGGCGCCCTTACTACAACTACAAACCCAAAAAGAAATCCAGACAgttgagaaaaatgaggaaagtcAACTGGAGGAAAGAGCATGGAAACAGGAGCCCAAGCAGCAAGTGTAAATACCCAGCAGAACTGGACTGTGCTGTGGGCAAGGCCCCTCAGGACAAGGCCtttgaggaagaggaaaacaaagagatgCCCAAGCTGCAGTGTGAACTCTGCGACGGAGACAAGGCATCCGGGGCTGGAAACCAAGGCAGGCCCCACCGCCATCTCACTTCTAGGCCTTATGCCTGCGAGCTCTGCGCCAAGCAGTTCCAGAGCCCTTCCACGCTGAAAATGCACATGAGAtgtcatactggagagaagccaTACCAGTGCAAGACCTGTGGACGGTGTTTTTCAGTGCAAGGAAACTTACAGAAACACGAACGCATCCACCTGGGCTTGAAGGAGTTCATCTGTCAGTATTGCAACAAGGCATTCACCTTGAATGAGACCCTCAAAATCCACGAAAGAATCCATACTGGTGAAAAGCGGTACCACTGTCAGTTCTGCTTTCAGAGTTTTTTGTATCTCTCCACAAAAAGGAATCATGAGCAGAGGCATATTCGGGAGCACAACGGGAAGGGCTATGCCTGCTTCCAGTGCCCCAAAATTTGCAAAACAGCTGCTGCCCTTGGAATGCACCAAAAGAAACACTTATTCAAAAGCCCAAGTCAGCAGGAGAAAATAGGTAACACATGCCATGAAAACTCAAATCCTTTGGAGAATCAACATTTCATTGATTCAGAAGACAATGACCAAAAGGATTACGTTCAAACCATTGTTGAAAATGTCCTTTGA